CGTGGGGAGGACGGCGAGAGGGGGATGCGTCGGTGTGCCCGTCGACTGGCAAGGAGTCCTCGTGGCGCTGGCCGGCGCCTGGGCCGTCCAGGCTCTGCTGACGTACCGCCAAATCGCGCACTATCGGACTCTGCTCCGGCGGATCTACGCGTCCCGTAGCCGTGGCTTCCTGGGTTCCGGCCGCATCCGGCACGGCTGGCGGGGCGGAGCCGTCGTCATCCTTCTGGCGGACGAACACGGCACCATCGTCGACGCCTGGGTGCTCCGTGGCGTCTCGGTGTTCGCCCGCTTCCAGCGGGAGGAGGTGTGGAACGGCCGTCACGCAAGGGAACTCGCCGCGGTGGATTCGTCCGACCCTTCGGTCCCCCTGGTTCACAGGGCGGCGGCCGAGGCAGCGCAGCAGATCGCGGCCCGCATGGCCGCTGGATGATCCAAGGCGGGCACCGCCTGAAACACGCTTCCGAGGGGAAGATCCAACATGGACGTCCTTGCGCATGGCGCCGAGTGGTTCATTGGCTTGTTCCGGAAGGGCGGGGAGGTGTTTCTCAGCCTCGCGGGAGGCATCTTGCCCACCCTCATCTGCCTGCTCGTGGCCGTCAATGCGCTGGTCCGCATCATCGGCCAGGAGCGCGTGGAGCGTTTCGCGCAGCGGATCACGCGCAACGTGGTCCTCCGCTACACCCTGCTCCCCGTCCTGGCGGTGTTCTTCCTGACGAACCCCATGGCCTATACATTCGGTAGGTTCTTGCAGGAGCGCCACAAGCCCGCCTTCTACGACGCCGCCGTCTCCTTCGTCCACCCCGTCACCGGCCTCTTTCCCCACGCGAACCCTGCCGAACTCTTCGTCTGGCTTGGCATCGCCCAGGGCGTGGAGCAACTGGGACTGCCCCTGGGTCCCCTCGCCTTGCGGTACTTCCTCGTGGGCGTCGTCGTCATCTTCCTTCGTGGCGTGG
The sequence above is drawn from the Thermaerobacter sp. FW80 genome and encodes:
- a CDS encoding transcriptional regulator GutM: MPVDWQGVLVALAGAWAVQALLTYRQIAHYRTLLRRIYASRSRGFLGSGRIRHGWRGGAVVILLADEHGTIVDAWVLRGVSVFARFQREEVWNGRHARELAAVDSSDPSVPLVHRAAAEAAQQIAARMAAG
- a CDS encoding PTS glucitol/sorbitol transporter subunit IIC codes for the protein MDVLAHGAEWFIGLFRKGGEVFLSLAGGILPTLICLLVAVNALVRIIGQERVERFAQRITRNVVLRYTLLPVLAVFFLTNPMAYTFGRFLQERHKPAFYDAAVSFVHPVTGLFPHANPAELFVWLGIAQGVEQLGLPLGPLALRYFLVGVVVIFLRGVVTELITNQLLARRQNVRTSP